A region of Desulfolithobacter dissulfuricans DNA encodes the following proteins:
- a CDS encoding plasma-membrane proton-efflux P-type ATPase, translated as MKSTDEFAAQSSEQSLKELQTDAKNGLSSQEAARRLARYGYNEISEKEEPLWHRIFRRFWGPIPWMIEIAAILSAMVQKWEDFVIITIMLLINGLLDFFQEHRALNALKALKGKLAQKVTVLRDGSFITIESRELVPGDIIKLRIGDVIPADVQLLEGDYLSIDQSSLTGESLPVVKKAGEIAYANTIIKQGEMTGVVVNTAANTRFHSVVALVARATLEERSHFQKMVLQIGNFLIILTVALAILILMVALFRHENFIEIARFALVLTVAAIPVALPAVLSVTMAVGALNLARKQAIVSRLTAIEELAGVDVFCSDKTGTLTKNEMQVAQPVLLGNHEQRELFLYALLASRREDHDPIELPLFHYAEQHFPDLNLEEYQQVDFVPFDPVHKRTEATISGRDGTFRVFKGAAQVLLEMADLPDSEAIAIANSIELLASKGYRTLAVARQDDTDSPLEIVGLVPLIDPPRDDSPQVINDMKAYGVRVKMVTGDNMAIAREIGSMLGLTGRTMRAEQLSGKSNTELIALVQALTTAIYHKLKPEISTREARKFADSVMEELKSLYDVSLLNREFLHTHESAIIEMIEETDIFAEVVPEDKYMLVDRLQKGGHIVGMTGDGVNDAPALKKANCGFAVSNATDAARAAADIILTAPGLTVINHAIEQARITFERMKSYSIFRIAETIRIILFMTLSIVVFNFYPITALMIIILALLNDIPILAIAYDRTKVQKQPVKWNMSELLTVASTLGVSGVLSSFLLFFILVELKFSNEMIQSLMFAKLVIAGHGTIYNTRIDDWFWKKPYPSWLLFWATFSTRILGTIIAVYGLFIPAIGWKYAMYLWGYALAWFVFNDGIKMLTYRILRSRGLYE; from the coding sequence ATGAAATCAACGGATGAATTTGCCGCACAGAGTAGTGAACAAAGCCTGAAGGAACTGCAGACCGATGCAAAAAACGGTCTTAGTAGCCAGGAGGCGGCCCGGCGGCTCGCACGATACGGCTACAACGAAATCAGTGAAAAGGAAGAACCGCTCTGGCACCGTATTTTTCGCCGTTTCTGGGGTCCGATTCCCTGGATGATAGAAATTGCGGCTATACTGTCGGCCATGGTGCAGAAATGGGAAGATTTCGTCATCATTACCATTATGCTCCTGATCAATGGTCTGCTCGATTTTTTCCAGGAGCACCGTGCTCTCAATGCCCTCAAGGCACTGAAGGGGAAACTGGCCCAGAAAGTGACGGTCCTGCGCGACGGATCATTTATAACTATCGAGTCCCGGGAACTCGTGCCTGGCGACATCATCAAGCTCCGCATCGGAGATGTGATCCCGGCCGATGTTCAGCTCCTGGAGGGTGATTATCTTTCCATAGACCAGTCATCCCTGACCGGTGAATCTCTTCCGGTCGTGAAAAAAGCCGGTGAGATAGCTTACGCTAATACTATTATCAAGCAGGGAGAGATGACGGGAGTGGTGGTCAATACCGCAGCCAACACCCGCTTTCATTCCGTTGTAGCCCTGGTGGCCAGGGCAACGCTTGAGGAACGCAGCCATTTCCAGAAAATGGTTCTCCAGATCGGCAACTTTCTTATCATCCTCACCGTTGCCCTGGCCATACTGATTCTCATGGTGGCCCTGTTCAGGCATGAAAATTTTATTGAAATCGCACGGTTTGCCCTGGTTTTAACCGTGGCAGCCATTCCGGTTGCCCTACCGGCCGTCCTGTCTGTGACCATGGCTGTCGGCGCCCTGAACCTGGCCCGCAAACAGGCCATTGTCTCACGGCTCACCGCCATCGAGGAACTTGCCGGCGTCGATGTCTTCTGTTCGGACAAAACCGGCACTCTGACTAAAAATGAAATGCAGGTGGCCCAACCCGTGCTGCTGGGCAATCATGAACAGCGGGAACTCTTTCTCTACGCCCTGCTCGCCTCTCGCCGGGAGGACCACGACCCCATCGAATTACCCCTCTTCCACTACGCCGAACAGCACTTCCCGGATCTTAACCTGGAGGAGTACCAGCAGGTAGATTTTGTTCCCTTCGATCCGGTGCACAAGAGAACCGAAGCTACCATCAGTGGTAGAGATGGAACCTTTCGGGTCTTCAAGGGTGCTGCCCAGGTCCTATTAGAGATGGCCGACCTGCCGGACAGTGAAGCCATTGCCATCGCCAACTCAATCGAGCTCCTTGCATCCAAGGGATATCGAACCCTGGCCGTTGCCAGGCAGGATGATACCGACAGTCCGCTCGAGATTGTCGGACTTGTGCCGCTGATTGACCCGCCCCGGGACGATTCGCCCCAGGTTATCAACGACATGAAAGCTTACGGGGTCAGAGTAAAAATGGTCACCGGAGACAACATGGCCATCGCCCGCGAAATAGGGTCCATGCTCGGACTTACCGGTCGGACCATGCGGGCTGAACAGCTCAGTGGTAAATCCAACACCGAACTGATTGCCCTTGTCCAGGCCCTGACCACAGCCATCTACCACAAGTTGAAGCCGGAGATATCCACCAGGGAGGCAAGAAAGTTTGCCGATTCCGTGATGGAGGAATTGAAATCTCTCTATGACGTAAGCCTGCTCAACCGCGAATTCCTCCACACCCACGAATCGGCCATTATCGAGATGATCGAGGAAACCGACATCTTTGCTGAAGTGGTCCCCGAGGACAAGTACATGCTGGTGGACAGGCTGCAAAAGGGCGGTCACATCGTCGGCATGACCGGGGACGGGGTCAACGATGCTCCTGCCCTTAAAAAAGCGAACTGTGGCTTTGCGGTGTCCAACGCCACCGATGCAGCCCGCGCTGCCGCCGACATCATCCTGACCGCCCCCGGCCTGACCGTCATCAACCATGCCATTGAACAGGCGAGAATCACCTTCGAACGGATGAAAAGCTATTCCATATTCCGTATAGCTGAAACCATCCGCATTATCCTGTTCATGACACTATCCATCGTAGTATTCAACTTTTATCCGATCACGGCCCTGATGATTATTATCCTGGCCCTGCTCAACGATATCCCTATCCTGGCCATTGCCTACGACAGAACCAAAGTGCAGAAGCAGCCGGTCAAATGGAACATGTCCGAGCTCCTCACCGTGGCCTCGACCCTTGGAGTCTCCGGAGTACTGTCATCGTTTCTCCTCTTTTTCATCCTGGTCGAACTGAAATTCAGTAACGAGATGATCCAGTCGCTGATGTTCGCCAAGCTGGTCATTGCCGGCCACGGAACTATTTACAACACACGGATCGATGACTGGTTCTGGAAAAAACCTTATCCGTCATGGCTGCTCTTCTGGGCCACCTTTTCAACCCGGATCCTGGGAACTATCATTGCGGTTTACGGTCTGTTCATCCCGGCCATCGGCTGGAAATACGCCATGTACCTGTGGGGATACGCCCTTGCCTGGTTTGTCTTTAACGACGGCATCAAGATGCTCACCTACAGGATCTTGCGCAGCCGGGGTTTGTACGAATAG
- a CDS encoding NAD-dependent epimerase/dehydratase family protein — protein sequence MAERKTGVLGATSLVGDCLLARWPAGRGDVVAFSRRPVQDDPGPDRRISWVRLAQKSLPQLPQVEKWICLAPIRVLPDYFPLLEQAGARRIVALSSTSLFTKTDSCDPAEREIAASLAAGEKQLVEWAEQQGIAWIILRPTLIYGLGRDKNISTIARFIRRFGFFPLLGPAKGLRQPIHATDVAAACVQALHQQQVADRAYNIGGGETLAYDEMVGRVFAALGRRPRYLVVPGPVFRIVIGVVRLLPRFRQISIGMAERMNRDMVFDYSEAARDLSFSPETFHLAEQDLPS from the coding sequence GTGGCTGAGCGGAAAACAGGGGTTCTCGGGGCGACAAGCCTGGTCGGAGACTGTCTGCTGGCCCGGTGGCCGGCCGGTCGGGGCGATGTTGTTGCCTTTTCCAGGCGTCCGGTGCAGGATGATCCGGGGCCGGATCGCCGGATCTCGTGGGTGCGCCTGGCGCAGAAGAGTCTGCCACAGCTCCCGCAGGTCGAAAAATGGATCTGCCTCGCCCCGATCCGGGTCCTGCCGGATTATTTTCCCCTGCTGGAGCAGGCTGGAGCCCGCCGTATCGTCGCACTGAGTTCCACCAGCCTTTTCACAAAAACAGATTCATGCGACCCTGCCGAACGGGAGATTGCCGCCAGCCTGGCCGCAGGCGAAAAACAATTGGTCGAATGGGCTGAACAACAGGGTATCGCCTGGATTATTCTCCGACCCACCCTGATCTACGGCCTGGGCCGCGATAAAAATATTTCGACCATTGCCCGCTTTATCCGCCGGTTCGGTTTTTTTCCCCTTCTCGGGCCGGCAAAAGGTCTACGTCAACCCATCCACGCCACGGACGTTGCCGCGGCCTGTGTTCAGGCTCTGCATCAGCAACAGGTGGCTGACCGGGCCTATAATATTGGAGGTGGTGAAACCCTGGCATATGATGAAATGGTCGGCCGGGTCTTTGCCGCCCTGGGCCGGCGACCGCGTTACCTGGTTGTTCCTGGCCCTGTCTTTCGTATAGTTATCGGCGTGGTCCGCCTCCTGCCCCGTTTCCGGCAAATTTCCATCGGCATGGCCGAGAGGATGAACCGGGACATGGTCTTTGATTACAGCGAAGCGGCAAGAGATCTGTCCTTTTCTCCAGAAACCTTTCATCTTGCGGAGCAGGACCTGCCATCCTGA
- a CDS encoding glycosyltransferase family 2 protein, whose protein sequence is MKTSPLEKGKPPLSAIIVNYNSGERLKGAVRSVFDTVPSSEVIVVDNASMDNSIDILKASYVDEPRLQIRRNSFNLGFATACNIGAKLARGYHLLYLNPDCEVHEDAVERMLACLNGHSDVGMVGPLLVGENGQEQAGSRRLIPTPWRSLVRVFRLHVFSGPFSRFFADFNLHKQPLPEHPIEVEAISGACMLVSREAQQEVGSFDEKYFLHCEDLDLCMRFRASGWRVMFVPDARVTHYAGTCSRERPVFVEFHKHRGMIRFYWKFFRNQYPGVLMWLVVAGVWTRFALLAAYHGSRQLFRLPGKICG, encoded by the coding sequence ATGAAAACATCACCTTTAGAAAAAGGCAAGCCGCCGCTTTCGGCGATTATTGTCAATTACAATTCCGGAGAAAGGCTCAAGGGGGCGGTTCGGTCCGTCTTCGATACCGTTCCAAGCTCAGAGGTTATTGTTGTCGACAATGCTTCCATGGATAACAGTATCGATATCCTGAAAGCCAGCTATGTCGACGAGCCCCGCCTGCAGATACGCCGCAACAGTTTCAACCTTGGTTTTGCCACTGCCTGTAATATCGGTGCAAAACTCGCCAGGGGGTATCATCTGCTCTACCTGAACCCGGACTGCGAGGTCCATGAAGATGCGGTTGAGCGAATGCTTGCCTGTCTGAACGGCCACTCCGACGTGGGGATGGTCGGTCCCCTCCTTGTCGGGGAGAACGGTCAGGAACAGGCAGGCAGCCGGCGGTTGATTCCCACCCCGTGGCGCAGCCTGGTGCGTGTTTTCAGGCTTCATGTTTTCTCAGGCCCTTTTTCCCGGTTCTTTGCCGATTTTAATCTGCATAAACAGCCCCTGCCTGAACACCCGATCGAGGTTGAGGCCATATCCGGGGCCTGTATGCTGGTCTCCCGGGAGGCTCAGCAGGAGGTGGGCAGCTTTGACGAGAAGTATTTTCTCCACTGCGAGGACCTGGACCTCTGCATGCGCTTCCGGGCCTCGGGCTGGCGGGTCATGTTTGTTCCCGACGCCAGGGTGACCCATTACGCAGGAACCTGCAGCCGCGAACGTCCCGTGTTCGTCGAGTTTCACAAGCACAGGGGCATGATTCGCTTTTACTGGAAATTCTTCCGGAACCAGTATCCCGGTGTACTGATGTGGCTGGTTGTGGCCGGCGTCTGGACACGATTTGCTCTGCTGGCGGCTTATCACGGGAGTCGCCAGCTGTTCCGGTTGCCCGGAAAGATCTGTGGCTGA
- the wecB gene encoding non-hydrolyzing UDP-N-acetylglucosamine 2-epimerase, which translates to MKKRILCVIGTRPEAIKMAPVVLALRKCPWAEVRVLATAQHRQMLDQVLSLFDIVPDYDLDIMQQDQGLTELTSRLLLALDDAFGKASPHVVLAQGDTTTVMTVALACFYRKIPFAHVEAGLRTGDLVNPFPEEMNRVVASRLAVLHFAPTRSARENLLRENIPAGDIHVTGNTVIDALLLTAEKDRDPGVDMDTSRRLVVMTSHRRENFGEPMKEAFSAIRTLVERNDDIWLLYPVHPNPNVTKPAHEILGEHPRIQLVEPLDYAPFVQVMKMAHMIISDSGGIQEEAPALGKPVLVLRDETERPEAVEAGVVKLVGTRKESILREAERLLHDEKAYKKMARGVSPYGDGKAAERIVSILGSCPR; encoded by the coding sequence ATGAAAAAGCGTATTTTATGTGTGATCGGTACCCGACCGGAAGCCATAAAGATGGCTCCCGTGGTCCTGGCCCTTCGCAAGTGCCCGTGGGCCGAGGTCCGGGTCCTGGCCACGGCGCAGCATCGCCAGATGCTCGACCAGGTCCTGTCGCTTTTTGATATCGTTCCGGATTATGACCTCGATATCATGCAGCAGGACCAGGGACTGACTGAACTGACCTCCAGGCTGCTTCTGGCCCTTGATGATGCCTTCGGAAAGGCTAGTCCCCATGTTGTCCTGGCCCAGGGAGACACCACTACCGTCATGACCGTGGCCCTTGCCTGTTTTTACCGGAAAATTCCGTTTGCCCATGTGGAAGCGGGATTGCGTACCGGTGACCTGGTCAATCCCTTCCCGGAAGAGATGAACCGGGTGGTTGCCAGTCGGCTCGCCGTGCTCCATTTCGCCCCCACCCGTAGTGCCAGAGAAAATCTGCTCCGGGAAAATATCCCGGCAGGAGATATCCACGTCACCGGCAACACGGTCATCGATGCCCTGTTGCTGACCGCGGAGAAAGACCGGGATCCCGGTGTGGACATGGATACCTCTCGCCGCCTGGTTGTCATGACCTCCCATCGGCGCGAGAATTTCGGCGAGCCGATGAAGGAGGCTTTTTCCGCCATCCGGACCCTGGTCGAGCGAAATGACGACATCTGGCTGCTCTATCCCGTTCATCCAAATCCCAATGTAACAAAGCCCGCCCATGAAATTCTCGGAGAGCATCCCAGGATACAACTGGTCGAGCCATTGGACTACGCACCGTTTGTCCAGGTGATGAAGATGGCCCACATGATTATCTCGGACTCGGGCGGGATTCAGGAGGAGGCTCCGGCACTGGGCAAACCCGTTCTGGTCCTCCGCGATGAAACCGAGCGCCCCGAGGCCGTGGAGGCCGGGGTGGTCAAGCTGGTCGGAACCCGGAAAGAATCCATCCTCAGGGAGGCGGAACGGCTACTCCACGATGAAAAGGCGTACAAGAAGATGGCACGCGGCGTTTCACCCTATGGTGACGGCAAGGCCGCTGAACGTATTGTTTCCATACTAGGGAGCTGTCCCCGGTAA
- a CDS encoding sulfotransferase family 2 domain-containing protein yields MFNLNWFYSFGFFSKKKEPRPERIVIIHNHLFKNAGTTIDFALRRNFGEGFVDHRDDDNMRKGAAYLGPYLSENPWIRSVSTHHLTLPLPSLDKVLLPQIVMLRDPIERVTSVYNFERRQTEATTPGALFATQHDLKEYVQWRMNPDVGNTIRNFYISRCLPPRKFKKKPFTAEEFERACAFLRSVPLLGLVERFDESMVLMEEFLREYIPEIDLSYIPQNVGQKRQSAGERRELLRQELGEELFQELQEKNREDIALYELGKSLLRERINKVDDLEAKLQDFRNRCARLVAA; encoded by the coding sequence ATGTTTAACCTGAACTGGTTTTACTCCTTTGGTTTTTTTTCAAAAAAAAAGGAACCGAGGCCCGAGCGAATCGTAATCATTCACAATCACCTGTTCAAGAATGCAGGCACAACCATCGACTTTGCCCTGCGCAGGAATTTCGGCGAGGGGTTCGTCGATCATCGTGATGATGATAATATGAGGAAAGGGGCCGCGTACCTGGGACCGTACCTGTCCGAAAACCCGTGGATCAGGTCAGTGTCCACCCACCACCTGACCTTGCCGCTCCCTTCTCTTGATAAGGTTCTGCTTCCCCAGATTGTCATGCTCAGGGATCCCATAGAGCGGGTGACCTCTGTGTATAACTTCGAGCGCAGACAGACCGAGGCAACCACCCCGGGGGCCCTGTTTGCCACGCAACATGATCTGAAAGAATATGTACAGTGGCGGATGAATCCCGATGTCGGCAATACCATACGGAATTTTTACATAAGCAGGTGTCTCCCTCCGAGAAAGTTCAAGAAAAAGCCTTTTACTGCGGAGGAATTCGAGCGTGCCTGTGCCTTTCTGCGCAGTGTCCCCTTGCTTGGCCTGGTCGAGCGGTTTGATGAATCCATGGTCCTGATGGAGGAGTTTCTCAGGGAATATATTCCCGAGATAGATCTCTCCTATATCCCGCAGAATGTCGGTCAGAAACGGCAATCCGCCGGGGAAAGAAGAGAACTTCTCAGGCAGGAACTCGGGGAGGAACTGTTCCAGGAGTTGCAGGAGAAGAACAGGGAAGATATCGCCCTCTACGAGTTGGGCAAATCCCTGCTGAGAGAAAGAATTAATAAAGTAGACGACCTGGAGGCGAAATTGCAGGATTTCCGCAATCGGTGCGCACGACTGGTGGCCGCATGA
- a CDS encoding glycosyltransferase, with amino-acid sequence MSSTFSADRTAVLVVGMHRSGTSALTRGLMALGVELGNDLAGPAEDNPKGFWEDLAIQALNRKIFREIGHRWDSVRPVPAEVLQDEALASLRTEAKNIVQEHFADTPLWGVKDPRISRLLPFWIPVLRELDIEPRLVFALRNPISIARSLAARNSFMEEKSVLLCLGHWFDILQSRDTNSLVIVDYDRLLDSPQQCLTGIADHLGIRFSSGLRQELDGFSKEFLSRSLRHSQASEKDNQLWRDRGGCFGLAMDLYSRLLEFSIAPKDESKLDWAPLYKEFQNYYSLLSYVDILDRTIHERETELGELSQVHHKQREDLCQELEAARGQLAEKETLATSLALEKDDLHQELERVRGQLAEKEKQATRLGLEKDDLRQELETVRQQLEQKEQQVESLSREIEELQHHYNSLLSYQSGLKDMLDRERYTVLKPVARRLYRSGAGVLQRMPPGLQANIRRIKQRILPGTFTLQVPPWPGPGTTPVAAGRHDSSFQAACDGDGRDVVVFPVIDYHFRVQRPQHLARGLADMGHRVFYLSTTFGDGEPGATLLEQVGERIYLCQLTIPGPHPVIYEQVPNEHQKRWLLDAMDRLMWSVGLGQVVALVDHPFWRPVAMALPDAVVVYDCMDDHGGFSNNSEEILQAEKQLLREADLVVTTSAPLSEKISRIRENILIRNAADSLWFSEPPPALLYSSKRPVVGYFGAISEWFDMELVIRAARACPEFDFVLVGSTFMCDTREAEEIENIHFIGEVPYTSLKGYLYAFDVCMIPFKLIELIQCTNPVKLYEYLAAGKPVVATDMPELRLVREHVYLSKDLDDFIANIRKAMDSGNDRDAIEARRKFALENQWTNRVEALEKAIANQYPKVSVVVLTYNNLEYTRACLYSLEKQTRYPDWELIIVDNASTDGTPEFLADYGKENPHVHLVLNKENLGFAAGNNVGMRQATGEYIILLNNDTYLTKGWMRDLVRHFQQDPSLGLVGPVTNNIGNEARIEIAYNDMEEMARAAREYTCRHARQRLYVDTVAFFCAAIRRDVIDAIGYLDEDFGRGFFEDDDYCIRARKAGFKVAIAEDVFVHHHLSASFNKLKEQERKLLFEKNKAVFEKKWGKWKPHTYRQ; translated from the coding sequence ATGTCATCAACATTTTCTGCAGACAGGACGGCCGTTCTCGTGGTCGGTATGCACCGCTCCGGCACAAGTGCGCTCACCCGTGGCCTGATGGCCCTTGGCGTGGAGTTGGGAAATGACCTGGCTGGTCCCGCCGAGGATAACCCGAAAGGGTTCTGGGAGGATCTGGCCATACAGGCCCTCAATCGGAAGATCTTTCGAGAGATCGGCCATCGTTGGGACAGCGTGCGGCCTGTTCCAGCCGAGGTTCTTCAGGATGAGGCCCTGGCCTCCCTGCGAACCGAAGCCAAAAACATCGTTCAGGAACATTTCGCTGATACCCCCCTGTGGGGCGTAAAGGACCCTCGGATTTCCCGTCTGCTTCCTTTCTGGATTCCGGTTCTTCGCGAACTGGACATCGAGCCCCGCCTGGTTTTCGCCCTCAGAAACCCGATCAGTATCGCCCGTTCCCTGGCAGCCAGGAACAGCTTCATGGAGGAAAAATCCGTCCTTCTCTGTCTTGGTCACTGGTTCGACATTCTCCAGTCCAGGGATACGAACTCCCTGGTGATCGTCGATTATGACAGGCTGTTGGATTCGCCACAGCAATGCCTCACCGGTATTGCAGACCATCTCGGGATCAGGTTTTCTTCAGGCCTGCGCCAGGAACTTGACGGGTTTTCGAAAGAATTTCTGAGCAGATCGCTTCGCCACTCGCAGGCCTCTGAAAAAGACAACCAGCTCTGGAGGGACAGGGGCGGATGTTTCGGGCTGGCCATGGATCTCTATTCCCGCTTGCTGGAGTTTTCCATCGCGCCGAAAGATGAGAGCAAACTGGACTGGGCACCCCTTTATAAGGAATTTCAGAACTATTATTCCCTGCTGTCCTATGTGGATATTCTTGACAGGACGATACACGAGCGGGAGACCGAACTGGGCGAGTTATCTCAAGTCCATCACAAACAACGAGAGGATCTTTGTCAGGAACTGGAAGCAGCCCGTGGGCAGCTCGCTGAAAAAGAGACGCTGGCAACGAGCCTGGCCCTTGAAAAGGACGATCTTCATCAGGAACTCGAGAGAGTGCGCGGGCAGCTCGCTGAAAAAGAAAAGCAGGCAACGCGCCTGGGTCTTGAAAAGGACGATCTTCGCCAGGAACTGGAAACAGTGCGCCAGCAGCTCGAACAAAAGGAGCAGCAGGTGGAGAGCCTTTCCCGGGAAATAGAAGAGCTTCAGCACCACTACAACTCGCTCCTCTCTTACCAGTCAGGCCTCAAGGACATGCTGGACCGGGAAAGGTATACGGTCCTCAAACCGGTGGCCCGCCGCCTGTACCGTTCCGGCGCCGGTGTTCTCCAGCGCATGCCCCCAGGACTTCAGGCAAATATCAGGCGGATCAAGCAGAGAATCCTTCCCGGCACGTTCACCCTGCAGGTGCCTCCCTGGCCAGGGCCAGGAACCACCCCTGTTGCTGCCGGAAGGCATGACAGCTCTTTTCAGGCGGCCTGTGACGGTGATGGCCGTGATGTGGTGGTCTTTCCGGTCATCGACTACCATTTCAGAGTCCAGAGACCCCAGCACCTTGCCAGGGGGCTGGCCGACATGGGCCACCGGGTTTTCTACCTGTCCACAACCTTTGGCGACGGTGAGCCGGGGGCAACCTTGCTGGAGCAGGTCGGTGAACGGATCTATCTCTGTCAGCTGACCATTCCCGGGCCCCATCCCGTAATCTATGAACAGGTCCCCAATGAGCACCAGAAGCGTTGGCTCCTGGATGCCATGGACCGTCTGATGTGGAGTGTGGGTCTGGGCCAGGTTGTGGCCCTGGTCGATCATCCTTTCTGGCGCCCCGTGGCCATGGCCCTGCCTGATGCCGTGGTTGTCTATGACTGTATGGATGATCACGGAGGTTTTTCAAACAACTCCGAGGAAATACTCCAGGCGGAAAAACAGCTGCTCCGGGAGGCTGACCTGGTCGTCACCACTTCGGCGCCGCTCTCGGAAAAAATAAGCCGGATTCGGGAAAACATCCTGATTCGTAATGCCGCGGATTCGTTATGGTTCTCCGAGCCGCCACCGGCCCTGCTCTATAGCTCTAAGCGTCCTGTTGTCGGCTATTTCGGGGCTATTTCCGAATGGTTCGACATGGAACTGGTGATTCGGGCTGCCAGGGCCTGTCCGGAGTTTGATTTCGTCCTGGTCGGCAGCACGTTCATGTGCGATACCCGGGAAGCAGAGGAGATAGAAAATATCCATTTTATCGGCGAGGTCCCCTATACTTCCCTGAAAGGCTATCTCTACGCCTTTGATGTGTGCATGATTCCCTTTAAGCTGATCGAGCTGATCCAGTGCACCAACCCGGTCAAGCTCTACGAATATCTTGCCGCCGGCAAGCCGGTGGTGGCCACCGATATGCCTGAACTGAGGCTGGTTCGGGAACACGTGTACCTGTCAAAGGATCTGGATGATTTTATAGCAAATATCAGAAAAGCAATGGATTCCGGGAACGATCGGGACGCCATTGAGGCCCGGAGAAAGTTCGCCCTGGAAAACCAGTGGACAAACCGCGTGGAGGCCCTGGAAAAGGCCATCGCCAACCAGTACCCGAAAGTGAGTGTTGTCGTCCTGACGTACAACAACCTCGAGTACACCCGCGCCTGCCTGTACAGCCTGGAAAAACAGACCCGTTATCCGGACTGGGAACTGATCATCGTCGACAACGCCTCTACGGATGGAACCCCTGAGTTTCTGGCCGATTACGGGAAAGAAAATCCCCATGTCCACCTGGTCCTCAACAAAGAGAACCTCGGCTTTGCCGCCGGTAACAACGTCGGGATGCGGCAGGCGACCGGCGAGTATATTATCCTGCTCAACAATGACACCTACCTGACAAAAGGCTGGATGCGGGACCTGGTCCGTCATTTTCAGCAGGACCCGTCGCTTGGTCTCGTCGGGCCGGTCACCAATAACATAGGAAATGAGGCGCGAATAGAAATAGCCTACAATGACATGGAAGAGATGGCCCGGGCAGCACGGGAATACACCTGCCGTCATGCACGCCAGCGTCTCTACGTGGATACGGTCGCCTTTTTCTGTGCCGCCATACGCCGTGATGTAATCGATGCCATAGGGTATCTTGACGAAGATTTCGGCCGGGGTTTTTTCGAGGACGACGATTACTGCATCCGGGCCAGGAAGGCCGGCTTCAAGGTGGCCATTGCCGAAGATGTGTTTGTCCATCATCATCTCTCGGCCTCTTTCAACAAGCTCAAGGAGCAGGAGCGAAAACTGCTGTTTGAGAAAAACAAGGCTGTTTTCGAGAAAAAATGGGGAAAATGGAAGCCCCATACGTATCGTCAGTGA
- a CDS encoding ABC transporter ATP-binding protein, with amino-acid sequence MAAHKETEKRLALRLRNVAVAYERRFGFFRRQKYWALKDVSFDLYHGETLGVIGRNGVGKSTLLRLLAGIIAPDKGEIKNYGVTASLLTLQVGFVPHLTGRENAVLSGMLLGMSKREVLERMDAIREYADIGEFFDHPVREYSTGMRARLGFAVAIHVNPDVILLDEVLGVGDSIFRDKSTKSIKNLIRSQKSVIIVSHQPAMLRELCDRIVWIEKGVVQGIGDVKSVLNTYLQSLKPAVTATSDSQS; translated from the coding sequence ATGGCTGCACACAAGGAAACAGAAAAAAGGCTGGCTCTCCGCCTGCGGAATGTCGCTGTGGCCTATGAACGCCGTTTTGGTTTTTTTCGCAGGCAGAAGTACTGGGCCCTGAAAGATGTATCTTTTGATCTCTACCATGGCGAGACCCTGGGGGTGATCGGGAGAAACGGGGTTGGCAAGAGCACTCTGCTTCGTCTGCTTGCCGGCATCATTGCGCCCGACAAAGGTGAGATAAAAAATTATGGGGTGACGGCCTCTCTCCTCACCCTGCAGGTAGGTTTTGTCCCGCATCTGACCGGCCGGGAAAACGCTGTGCTGAGCGGCATGTTGCTGGGCATGTCGAAAAGAGAGGTCCTGGAACGCATGGATGCCATTCGTGAGTATGCTGATATCGGTGAGTTCTTTGATCATCCGGTCAGGGAGTATTCAACCGGGATGCGAGCCAGGCTCGGGTTTGCTGTTGCGATTCATGTCAATCCCGATGTCATTTTGCTTGATGAAGTGCTTGGGGTCGGTGACTCAATTTTTCGTGATAAATCTACAAAATCAATTAAAAATCTCATCCGGTCACAAAAATCTGTCATTATCGTTTCGCACCAGCCTGCAATGCTCAGGGAGCTGTGTGATCGTATCGTCTGGATCGAAAAAGGAGTTGTCCAGGGAATTGGTGACGTCAAGAGCGTGTTGAACACGTACCTCCAGTCTCTCAAACCAGCCGTTACAGCAACTTCGGACAGTCAGTCATAA